One genomic window of Pseudoxanthomonas sp. includes the following:
- a CDS encoding MAPEG family protein, producing MSPVLLFPMAAHVFWAALLYVLLTLARAPTVWGLGRRIDGTNPWAALEPRISANLSNQFEWPLFFHVGCIALLLLQPVPGRPALILAWSFVAGRMLHSAVQLLTTNIRLRGLVFTLNFLAVLGLWGLIVLDALQPRV from the coding sequence ATGAGCCCCGTCCTCTTATTTCCCATGGCCGCCCACGTCTTCTGGGCGGCCTTGTTGTACGTGCTGCTGACACTTGCGAGGGCGCCTACCGTCTGGGGTCTGGGTCGCCGCATCGACGGCACCAATCCCTGGGCGGCGCTGGAGCCGCGCATCAGCGCCAACCTGTCCAACCAGTTCGAATGGCCGCTGTTCTTCCACGTCGGCTGCATTGCACTGCTTCTACTTCAACCTGTGCCGGGTCGGCCTGCGTTGATCCTTGCGTGGAGCTTCGTGGCAGGCCGCATGCTGCATAGCGCCGTGCAGCTCCTGACCACCAACATCCGTCTGCGCGGCCTGGTCTTCACGCTGAACTTCCTGGCAGTGCTGGGCCTGTGGGGCCTGATCGTGCTCGACGCACTTCAACCCCGCGTCTGA
- a CDS encoding DUF3175 domain-containing protein, with protein sequence MMALKHGHDDTHEQHRWSRPVNETSDAMDLTPGVFEQEDPRAIARSLKHSAESSTRRKAPPFRSAMSMLVFYINRAGKHLPQQRVDILEQAKDELRDLYGKPRKAA encoded by the coding sequence ATGATGGCTTTGAAGCACGGACACGACGACACACACGAACAACACCGCTGGTCCCGACCAGTCAACGAAACCAGCGACGCGATGGATCTCACCCCAGGCGTCTTCGAGCAGGAAGATCCACGGGCCATTGCCAGGTCCCTGAAACACTCAGCCGAATCCAGCACCCGCCGCAAGGCACCGCCCTTCCGCTCGGCCATGTCGATGCTGGTGTTCTATATCAACCGTGCGGGCAAGCATCTGCCGCAACAACGCGTGGATATCCTGGAACAGGCCAAGGACGAGCTTCGCGACCTGTATGGCAAGCCGCGCAAGGCAGCTTGA
- a CDS encoding DUF3298 and DUF4163 domain-containing protein, producing the protein MSDVGNGKTIIASLLLASLLAGCNQPPSTPATSASPVASTPAEASTQSPSAATALSDVAESDPRYVVGISYPPQANQYPGLAKAMGDYATAARAELMQAVNGLGGEKPVAPYELSLAFEVVAETPEVVAVAADGGRYTGGAHGEPLVARFTWLPRQQAMLTTQAMLPSPEGLQAVSSYVREQLHTSASLRADGDDMAPEDRAQLLQSSNKMIDEGTGPDLANFSQFQPVVNADGRIAAIRFVFPPYQVGPYADGTQTVDVPAQVLQPYVAPEYAPLFLK; encoded by the coding sequence ATGTCGGACGTGGGAAACGGAAAAACCATCATCGCATCGCTGTTGCTGGCCAGCCTGCTGGCCGGCTGCAACCAGCCGCCGTCCACGCCTGCAACCTCGGCGTCGCCTGTGGCCTCGACGCCTGCCGAAGCCTCGACCCAATCGCCGTCGGCAGCGACCGCCCTGAGCGATGTGGCCGAGTCCGACCCACGTTATGTCGTTGGCATCAGCTATCCACCGCAGGCCAATCAGTACCCGGGGTTGGCCAAGGCAATGGGCGATTACGCCACGGCCGCGCGCGCTGAATTGATGCAGGCCGTCAACGGGCTGGGCGGCGAAAAGCCAGTGGCGCCCTACGAGCTGTCGCTGGCCTTCGAGGTGGTGGCCGAAACCCCGGAGGTCGTCGCCGTCGCCGCCGATGGCGGGCGCTATACCGGCGGCGCGCACGGCGAGCCGCTGGTGGCCCGTTTCACCTGGTTGCCCAGGCAACAGGCCATGCTGACCACCCAGGCCATGCTGCCGTCGCCCGAAGGCCTGCAGGCCGTCAGCAGCTACGTGCGCGAGCAGCTGCACACCAGCGCTTCGCTGCGTGCCGACGGGGACGACATGGCGCCGGAAGACCGTGCGCAACTGCTGCAGTCGTCCAACAAGATGATCGACGAGGGCACTGGGCCGGACCTGGCCAACTTCAGCCAGTTCCAGCCGGTGGTGAATGCCGATGGCCGCATTGCCGCCATCCGCTTCGTGTTCCCGCCTTATCAGGTGGGTCCGTACGCCGATGGCACCCAGACCGTCGATGTGCCGGCACAGGTGCTGCAGCCCTACGTCGCGCCCGAATACGCCCCGCTGTTCCTCAAGTAA
- a CDS encoding GNAT family N-acetyltransferase: MAVLDYQLRDGRLLITHTGVPEALRGQGIAAALTHAAMGYARAQGFKVVPACAYAAAFVRRHPEYATLVAASAD; this comes from the coding sequence ATGGCCGTCCTGGATTACCAACTGCGGGACGGTCGCCTGCTGATCACGCATACCGGCGTGCCCGAAGCGCTGCGCGGCCAGGGGATTGCCGCGGCGTTGACCCATGCCGCGATGGGATACGCACGGGCGCAGGGGTTCAAGGTGGTGCCGGCCTGCGCTTACGCAGCCGCCTTCGTGCGCCGCCATCCCGAATACGCCACGCTGGTCGCCGCATCGGCCGACTAG
- a CDS encoding rhomboid family intramembrane serine protease, whose amino-acid sequence MFTLIFIAVTAVVSLLALNNRRIADRLILWPPAIAKKHQYDRLVTHGFIHADFMHLFFNMFTLFFFGRQIEGFMLRQTGALWVFPLFYLSALVVAILPTYLKHQKDPNYMSLGASGAVSAVLFAFILLAPWSKILVFVIPMPAILFAILYVAYSIWMDRRGGDRINHSAHLAGAAYGLMFMLIMAPDVLQNFLYEMCHPTF is encoded by the coding sequence ATGTTCACTCTGATCTTCATCGCCGTCACCGCCGTGGTGTCGCTGCTGGCCCTCAACAATCGCCGCATTGCCGACCGCCTGATCCTCTGGCCGCCGGCCATCGCCAAGAAACACCAGTACGACCGCCTGGTCACGCACGGCTTCATCCATGCCGACTTCATGCATCTGTTCTTCAACATGTTCACCCTGTTCTTCTTCGGCCGGCAGATCGAAGGCTTCATGCTGCGCCAGACCGGCGCGCTGTGGGTGTTCCCGCTGTTCTACCTGTCGGCGCTGGTGGTGGCGATCCTGCCCACGTACCTGAAGCACCAGAAAGACCCCAACTACATGAGCCTGGGTGCCTCGGGTGCGGTGTCGGCGGTGCTGTTCGCCTTCATCCTGCTGGCACCGTGGTCGAAGATCCTGGTGTTCGTGATCCCGATGCCGGCGATCCTGTTCGCGATCCTCTACGTGGCCTACAGCATCTGGATGGACCGCCGTGGTGGCGACCGGATCAACCACAGTGCCCACCTGGCCGGCGCGGCCTACGGCCTGATGTTCATGCTGATCATGGCGCCGGATGTGCTGCAGAACTTCCTCTACGAGATGTGTCACCCGACGTTCTGA
- a CDS encoding oligopeptide:H+ symporter, whose translation MTDALQPAARLPRQIPFIIGNEGCERFSFYGMRNILTSFLISTLLLYAPEADRAGMAKDVFHSFVIGVFFFPLLGGWLADRYLGKYKTVLWFSLIYCAGHACLAFFEDNRQGFYTGLFLIALGSGGIKPLVVSFVGDQFDQTNKHLARMVFDAFYWIINFGSFFASLLTPILLRAYGPAVAFGIPGVLMLIATFVFWLGRRQYVNVPPSAADPDAFLKVVRSALVARSPAEGRPGLVVACIGVLLALCALAAIPVLGFVAAACLALGLVIAFGGIGASLQLERARRVHPNAAVDGARAVLRILIVFALTTPFFSLFDQKASTWVVQGQAMLIPHHLAWWPSWLVRDAAQMQALNPLLVMLLIPFNNLVVYPLLRRVGIEPTPLRRMGAGIGFACLAWLFAGALQLEMDAGMPVSLAWQVGPYALLTLGEVLLSATALEFAYSQAPAAMKGVIMAFWYLASTFGSLWVLLTNAGVRNEAVTLRIAGSGLSETAFLMFFFAGFALLATLAFAWYARRYPMQDNYRTA comes from the coding sequence ATGACCGACGCCTTGCAGCCCGCGGCCCGTTTGCCGCGCCAGATCCCTTTCATCATCGGCAACGAAGGCTGCGAGCGTTTCAGCTTCTACGGGATGCGCAACATCCTGACCTCGTTCCTGATCAGCACCCTGCTGCTGTACGCGCCCGAGGCCGACCGCGCGGGGATGGCCAAGGATGTCTTCCACAGCTTCGTGATCGGCGTGTTCTTCTTCCCGCTGCTGGGTGGCTGGCTGGCCGACCGCTACCTGGGAAAATACAAGACCGTGCTGTGGTTCTCGCTGATCTATTGCGCGGGCCATGCCTGCCTGGCGTTCTTCGAGGACAACCGGCAGGGCTTCTATACCGGGCTGTTTTTGATCGCGCTGGGTTCGGGCGGGATCAAGCCGCTGGTGGTGTCGTTCGTCGGCGACCAGTTCGACCAGACCAACAAGCACCTGGCGCGGATGGTGTTCGACGCCTTCTACTGGATCATCAATTTCGGCTCGTTCTTCGCTTCGCTGCTGACGCCGATCCTGCTGCGCGCCTACGGCCCGGCGGTGGCGTTCGGTATTCCCGGCGTGCTGATGCTGATCGCCACGTTCGTGTTCTGGCTGGGCCGCAGGCAGTACGTCAACGTGCCGCCATCGGCGGCCGATCCGGATGCCTTTCTCAAGGTGGTGCGTAGTGCGCTGGTCGCGCGCTCGCCAGCGGAGGGCAGGCCGGGGCTGGTCGTGGCCTGCATCGGTGTGTTGCTCGCACTGTGCGCACTGGCTGCGATCCCGGTGCTGGGATTCGTCGCCGCGGCGTGCCTGGCGCTGGGGCTGGTGATTGCCTTTGGCGGGATCGGTGCGTCGTTGCAGCTTGAGCGCGCACGCAGGGTGCATCCCAACGCGGCTGTCGATGGCGCGCGCGCGGTGCTGCGGATCCTGATCGTGTTCGCGCTGACCACGCCGTTCTTCTCGTTGTTCGATCAGAAGGCCTCGACCTGGGTGGTGCAGGGCCAGGCGATGTTGATCCCGCATCACCTGGCTTGGTGGCCGAGCTGGCTGGTCAGGGATGCCGCGCAGATGCAGGCGCTCAATCCGCTGCTGGTGATGCTGCTGATCCCGTTCAACAACCTGGTCGTTTACCCGCTGCTGCGCCGGGTCGGGATCGAACCCACGCCGCTGCGGCGCATGGGCGCGGGCATCGGCTTCGCCTGCCTGGCCTGGTTGTTCGCTGGCGCCCTGCAGCTGGAAATGGATGCCGGCATGCCGGTGTCGCTGGCCTGGCAGGTCGGGCCATATGCGCTGCTGACCCTGGGCGAAGTGTTGTTGTCGGCCACCGCACTGGAGTTTGCCTACAGCCAGGCGCCGGCCGCGATGAAGGGCGTGATCATGGCGTTCTGGTACCTGGCCAGCACCTTCGGCAGCCTGTGGGTGCTGCTGACCAACGCCGGCGTGCGCAACGAGGCCGTGACCCTGCGGATCGCCGGTTCGGGCCTGAGCGAAACAGCGTTCCTGATGTTCTTCTTCGCCGGGTTCGCGTTGTTGGCGACGCTGGCCTTCGCCTGGTACGCACGGCGCTACCCGATGCAGGACAATTACCGCACCGCCTGA
- a CDS encoding beta-glucosidase yields MPINPTPLALLLAISAALPSGAQAQDVTSTSPSDTPAWLDRSLSPDARAHAWVQAMTEDEKYRLLRTEFGFDSDKHKQPVGGYGGAGYMPPIERLGIPAIQESDAGQGVAHPGASGQGSTALPAMLGVAASWDPQVARAGGEMIGRQARQKGFNVLLAGGVNLVRDPRNGRNFEYAGEDPLLAGTIVGNAIAGVQSNHVVSTLKHFAINDLETNRNFHSSDIDETAFRESDLRAFKIAYDIGQPGAVMSAYNKVNGTYAGEHDWLLNTVLKGEWKFPGYVMSDWGGAHSAAKAALAGLDQQSAGEVFDKQVWFDKPLRAAVAKGEVPQARIDDMAERVLRTLIAHGDVDYPISVPQTVDFDGDGLVSRNAAEAGAVLLRNEGAILPLSSGAKTIAVIGAHADAGVWSGGGSSMVRPPEGNAVPNLEPTGWPGPVMILPDSPLKALRDAAPDAQISYDDGKDPAAAAALAARSDIVIVVAQQWAAESLDTPSMTLSDNQDALIETVAKANPHTVVVLQAGNPVRLPWLNQVQAVLQVWYPGSRGGQAIARLLTGQAEPSGRLPLSWPKNESQLPRPVIVGSGAGNKAKPDTNIDYNIEGADVGYRWFARKGFRAQFPFGYGLGYTSFRYSNLVVRQDGTQVVAELDVTNTGARAGHAVPQLYANAPDGSALRLVGWQKLSVAPGATQHVSVTIPAERLARYDIGIHAWKVPAGQYRIWLGSDAATSLDEARIELPAQTL; encoded by the coding sequence ATGCCGATCAACCCGACGCCACTGGCGCTGCTGCTGGCCATTTCCGCTGCCCTGCCCAGTGGCGCCCAGGCGCAGGACGTGACCAGCACGTCCCCATCCGACACGCCGGCCTGGCTGGACCGCAGCCTGTCGCCCGATGCGCGCGCACATGCCTGGGTGCAGGCCATGACCGAGGACGAAAAGTACCGCCTGCTGCGCACCGAGTTCGGCTTCGACTCGGACAAGCACAAGCAACCCGTGGGCGGTTATGGCGGTGCCGGCTACATGCCGCCGATCGAACGGCTGGGTATTCCGGCCATCCAGGAATCCGACGCCGGCCAGGGCGTGGCCCATCCGGGCGCCTCGGGCCAGGGTTCGACCGCCCTGCCGGCGATGCTGGGCGTGGCCGCCAGTTGGGACCCTCAGGTCGCCCGTGCCGGCGGTGAGATGATCGGCCGCCAGGCACGGCAGAAGGGCTTCAACGTGCTGCTGGCAGGCGGGGTCAACCTGGTACGCGACCCGCGCAATGGCCGCAACTTCGAATATGCGGGCGAAGACCCGCTGCTGGCTGGCACCATCGTCGGCAACGCCATCGCCGGGGTGCAGTCCAACCACGTGGTGTCCACGCTGAAGCACTTCGCGATCAACGACCTGGAAACCAACCGCAACTTCCACAGTTCCGACATCGACGAGACCGCCTTCCGCGAATCGGACCTGCGCGCGTTCAAGATCGCCTATGACATCGGCCAGCCCGGCGCGGTGATGAGCGCCTACAACAAGGTCAACGGCACCTATGCCGGCGAGCACGACTGGCTGCTCAACACGGTGTTGAAGGGCGAATGGAAATTCCCCGGCTACGTGATGAGCGACTGGGGCGGCGCCCACAGCGCGGCCAAGGCAGCGCTGGCAGGCCTGGACCAGCAGTCGGCCGGCGAGGTGTTCGACAAGCAGGTGTGGTTCGACAAACCGCTGCGCGCAGCCGTGGCCAAGGGTGAAGTGCCGCAGGCGCGGATCGACGACATGGCCGAGCGCGTGCTGCGCACCCTGATCGCCCACGGCGACGTGGACTACCCGATCAGCGTGCCGCAGACGGTGGATTTCGACGGCGACGGCCTGGTTTCGCGCAATGCTGCCGAAGCCGGTGCGGTCCTGCTGCGCAACGAAGGCGCGATCCTGCCACTGTCCAGTGGCGCGAAAACCATCGCGGTGATCGGCGCCCATGCCGATGCCGGCGTGTGGAGCGGCGGCGGTTCGTCGATGGTGCGTCCGCCGGAAGGCAACGCCGTGCCGAACCTGGAGCCGACCGGCTGGCCTGGCCCGGTGATGATCCTGCCCGATTCGCCGCTGAAGGCCCTGCGCGACGCCGCGCCGGATGCACAAATCAGCTACGACGATGGCAAGGACCCAGCCGCAGCTGCCGCCCTGGCCGCCAGGTCCGACATCGTCATCGTCGTCGCCCAGCAATGGGCCGCCGAAAGCCTGGACACGCCCAGCATGACCCTGAGCGATAACCAGGACGCGCTGATCGAAACGGTCGCCAAGGCCAACCCGCACACGGTCGTGGTGCTGCAGGCCGGCAATCCGGTGCGCCTGCCGTGGTTGAACCAGGTGCAGGCCGTGCTGCAGGTCTGGTATCCGGGCAGCCGCGGCGGCCAGGCCATCGCCCGCCTGCTCACCGGCCAGGCCGAACCCAGCGGCCGCCTGCCACTGAGCTGGCCGAAGAACGAAAGCCAGCTGCCACGCCCGGTGATCGTCGGTTCCGGCGCCGGCAACAAGGCCAAGCCCGACACCAACATCGACTACAACATCGAAGGTGCCGACGTCGGCTATCGCTGGTTCGCCCGCAAAGGCTTCCGCGCGCAGTTCCCGTTCGGCTACGGCCTGGGCTACACCAGCTTCCGCTACAGCAACCTGGTAGTCCGCCAGGACGGCACGCAGGTGGTGGCCGAACTCGACGTCACCAACACCGGCGCGCGTGCCGGCCACGCCGTGCCGCAGCTCTACGCCAATGCACCGGACGGCAGCGCGTTGCGCCTGGTCGGCTGGCAGAAGCTGAGCGTTGCGCCGGGCGCAACCCAGCACGTCAGCGTCACCATCCCGGCCGAGCGCCTGGCCCGTTATGACATCGGCATCCACGCCTGGAAGGTGCCTGCCGGCCAGTACCGGATCTGGTTGGGCAGCGATGCCGCGACATCGCTGGACGAGGCCAGGATCGAGCTGCCGGCGCAGACCCTGTAA